The following coding sequences are from one Halobacteriovorax sp. JY17 window:
- a CDS encoding NADH-quinone oxidoreductase subunit C, with amino-acid sequence MHNEIVTFLNAEVAGCNAVANIAEVGDSSVTIASTHIKQACSALKNSDKFKMNVLQVISGVDYLEEKEIEINYIMASFIENTELILKARVPRGDDNNLPSVESVCDIWKSANYLERETYDMLGVVFENHPDHRRILCPDDWEGYPLRKDYVVQEKYMDMLVNPPEKINRDDIEFFAKMRINHEDPTQVSGSWVDDHAWIDQDLANKAKDRVAEIKAAKKAKTDSADSAEEKGE; translated from the coding sequence TCACATTTTTAAATGCTGAAGTTGCAGGTTGTAATGCCGTTGCTAATATTGCAGAAGTTGGTGATAGCTCAGTAACAATAGCTTCAACTCATATTAAGCAAGCTTGTTCTGCTCTTAAAAATAGCGATAAGTTTAAAATGAATGTTCTTCAAGTTATCTCAGGTGTTGATTACCTTGAAGAAAAAGAAATTGAAATCAATTACATCATGGCGAGCTTCATCGAAAATACAGAGCTAATTTTAAAGGCCCGAGTTCCAAGAGGGGATGACAATAATCTTCCTTCTGTTGAGAGCGTTTGCGATATATGGAAATCTGCAAATTACCTAGAGCGTGAAACTTATGACATGCTTGGTGTAGTTTTTGAAAACCATCCTGATCATAGAAGAATTCTCTGCCCTGATGATTGGGAAGGTTATCCACTAAGAAAAGATTATGTCGTTCAAGAAAAATATATGGATATGCTTGTTAATCCTCCAGAGAAAATTAATAGAGATGATATTGAATTCTTTGCAAAGATGAGAATCAATCACGAAGATCCAACACAAGTTTCTGGTTCATGGGTTGATGATCATGCATGGATCGATCAAGACTTAGCCAATAAAGCTAAGGATAGAGTTGCTGAAATTAAGGCAGCAAAGAAAGCTAAGACTGATTCAGCAGACTCAGCCGAAGAGAAGGGAGAGTAA
- a CDS encoding NADH-quinone oxidoreductase subunit D: MDISKQEKLHTDLLTLNMGPQHPATHGVLRVEIKTDSEIIADAIPHLGYLHRCKEKHSEFLDYRGIIPYTDRMDYLAAMNMEHGYCLAIEKMLGTEVPKRAEYIRVMMAEMQRIASHLMFFGTYAIDLGAFSPFLYAFQDREFILRIFEELSGARLLYNYIWIGGVWTDINDSQLKRIEDFLVELEENVKKYHALVGENSIFIGRTANVGVISKETAYEFGATGPVLRGSGIDWDLRKKRPYSIYEEFDFNTVVGEGIKGQVGDCWDRYYVRIMEIFESIKIVRQCLEGIEEGPIMGKVPKVLKVPKGEVYMRTECPRGELGYHIVADGTKNPYRVKVKSSCFTHVSMLPVMAPGQMIADFVASIGSIDIVLGEVDR; encoded by the coding sequence ATGGATATTTCTAAACAAGAAAAACTTCACACTGATCTTCTAACTCTTAATATGGGTCCTCAGCATCCGGCGACCCACGGGGTTCTTAGAGTTGAAATTAAAACGGATTCAGAAATAATTGCAGATGCTATTCCACATCTTGGATATCTTCACAGATGTAAAGAGAAGCATTCTGAATTTCTAGATTATAGAGGAATCATTCCTTATACAGATAGAATGGATTATCTTGCTGCAATGAATATGGAGCATGGTTACTGTCTAGCTATTGAAAAAATGCTTGGAACTGAAGTTCCTAAGAGAGCAGAGTATATAAGAGTTATGATGGCCGAGATGCAGAGAATTGCCTCTCACTTAATGTTCTTTGGAACATATGCCATTGACCTTGGAGCCTTTTCTCCATTCCTATACGCTTTCCAAGATAGAGAATTTATCCTTAGAATTTTTGAAGAACTTTCAGGAGCGAGGCTTCTTTATAACTATATCTGGATTGGTGGAGTTTGGACTGACATCAATGATTCTCAATTAAAGAGAATTGAAGACTTCTTAGTAGAGCTTGAAGAGAATGTTAAAAAGTACCACGCTCTAGTAGGTGAGAACTCAATCTTCATTGGAAGAACTGCAAATGTAGGCGTGATCTCAAAAGAAACTGCTTACGAATTTGGAGCTACAGGTCCTGTTCTGAGAGGTTCTGGAATTGACTGGGATCTAAGAAAGAAGAGACCATACTCGATCTATGAAGAATTTGATTTTAATACAGTTGTTGGTGAAGGTATTAAGGGTCAAGTTGGGGACTGCTGGGATCGTTATTACGTAAGAATAATGGAAATCTTTGAATCAATTAAAATTGTTCGCCAGTGTCTTGAAGGAATTGAGGAAGGTCCTATTATGGGGAAAGTTCCAAAAGTTCTAAAAGTACCAAAAGGTGAAGTCTACATGAGAACTGAGTGCCCAAGAGGTGAGCTTGGTTACCACATTGTTGCAGATGGAACTAAGAATCCTTATAGGGTTAAAGTTAAGTCATCATGTTTTACTCACGTATCAATGCTACCTGTAATGGCCCCTGGTCAGATGATTGCTGACTTTGTTGCTTCAATTGGTTCAATTGATATCGTTCTTGGAGAGGTTGACCGATGA
- a CDS encoding 4Fe-4S binding protein — protein sequence MNTTTFTTTRQPEPLTFKKWFLNIYNAVRTVSAGMGITLKYVYGVKPVTIEYPEVREILPENSRSRLFNDAENCISCYQCAVACPVDCIYITATKRDKDAPKLKASNGNPIRLDLHQYTIDTALCCYCGLCTTVCPTECLTHTTDYEFAQYTLDSMKYDYLATDIRAWRDRIVK from the coding sequence ATGAATACAACAACATTTACTACAACAAGACAACCGGAGCCTCTTACTTTTAAGAAGTGGTTCTTAAATATTTACAATGCTGTGAGAACTGTATCAGCTGGTATGGGAATTACTCTTAAGTATGTTTATGGTGTAAAGCCTGTGACTATTGAGTATCCAGAAGTTAGAGAAATTCTTCCTGAAAACTCAAGATCAAGACTCTTTAATGATGCTGAAAATTGTATTAGTTGTTACCAGTGTGCGGTAGCCTGTCCTGTTGATTGTATTTATATTACAGCAACGAAGAGAGATAAGGACGCACCAAAGCTTAAGGCATCAAATGGTAATCCAATTAGATTAGATCTTCATCAATATACAATTGATACAGCACTTTGTTGTTACTGCGGACTTTGTACGACAGTTTGTCCTACTGAGTGTCTAACACATACAACTGATTATGAATTCGCCCAATACACGCTTGATTCAATGAAGTATGACTACCTTGCTACGGATATTAGAGCTTGGCGTGATAGAATTGTGAAATAA